A single region of the Streptomyces sp. NBC_00236 genome encodes:
- a CDS encoding malate dehydrogenase yields the protein MTRTPVNVTVTGAAGQIGYALLFRIASGHLLGPDVPVNLRLLEIPQGLKAAEGTAMELDDCAFPLLRNIEITDDANVGFAGANVALLVGARPRTKGMERGDLLSANGGIFKPQGKAINDNAADDIKVLVVGNPANTNALIAQAAAPDVPAERFTAMTRLDHNRAISQLAAKTGAAVSDIKKLTIWGNHSATQYPDIFHAEVGGKNAAELVNDEAWLADTFIPTVAKRGAAIIEARGASSAASAANAAIDHVHTWVNGTAAGDWTSMGIPSDGSYGVPEGIISSFPVTTENGTYKIVQGLDINEFSRARIDASVKELTEERDAVRELGLI from the coding sequence ATGACCCGCACTCCCGTGAATGTCACCGTGACCGGCGCAGCCGGCCAGATCGGCTACGCGCTGCTCTTCCGCATCGCCTCCGGCCACCTGCTCGGCCCGGACGTGCCGGTCAACCTGCGTCTCCTGGAGATCCCGCAGGGGCTGAAGGCTGCCGAGGGCACCGCGATGGAGCTCGACGACTGCGCCTTCCCGCTGCTGCGCAACATCGAGATCACCGATGACGCCAACGTCGGCTTCGCCGGCGCGAACGTCGCCCTGCTCGTCGGCGCCCGCCCGCGCACCAAGGGCATGGAGCGCGGCGACCTGCTCTCCGCCAACGGCGGCATCTTCAAGCCGCAGGGCAAGGCGATCAACGACAACGCCGCGGACGACATCAAGGTCCTCGTCGTCGGCAACCCGGCCAACACCAACGCGCTCATCGCGCAGGCCGCCGCCCCGGACGTACCGGCGGAGCGCTTCACCGCGATGACCCGTCTGGACCACAACCGCGCGATCTCGCAGCTGGCCGCCAAGACCGGTGCCGCCGTCTCCGACATCAAGAAGCTGACGATCTGGGGCAACCACTCGGCCACCCAGTACCCGGACATCTTCCACGCGGAGGTCGGCGGGAAGAACGCCGCCGAGCTCGTCAACGACGAGGCGTGGCTGGCCGACACCTTCATCCCGACCGTCGCCAAGCGCGGCGCCGCGATCATCGAGGCCCGTGGCGCGTCCTCGGCCGCCTCGGCCGCGAACGCCGCCATCGACCACGTGCACACCTGGGTCAACGGCACCGCCGCGGGCGACTGGACCTCCATGGGCATCCCGTCGGACGGCTCCTACGGCGTCCCCGAGGGCATCATCTCGTCCTTCCCCGTCACCACGGAGAACGGCACGTACAAGATCGTCCAGGGCCTGGACATCAACGAGTTCTCCCGTGCGCGCATCGACGCGTCGGTGAAGGAGCTCACCGAGGAGCGCGACGCGGTCCGCGAGCTCGGCCTGATCTGA
- a CDS encoding isocitrate lyase/PEP mutase family protein yields the protein MTASDLRALHLGRTPGDPLVLPGPWDAASARVLADAGFPALATPSAGVAASLGYEDGATPAAEMFAAVARIARAVSVPVSADIEAGYGLAPRELVERLLAAGAVGCNLEDTVDGALVDAGWQADRLAGVRAAAGDELFVNARVDTYVTGVPEGVDQEDETVRRALLYVAAGADGVYPIMAPPEALPRLSAAVPVPLNALARPDGPGPRRLGELGAARVTFGPGLQRRAMAALGEFAATI from the coding sequence ATGACCGCGTCCGACCTCCGCGCACTGCATCTCGGCCGCACTCCCGGCGATCCACTGGTCCTCCCCGGCCCGTGGGACGCCGCGAGCGCCCGTGTCCTCGCCGACGCGGGGTTCCCCGCCCTGGCCACCCCGAGCGCGGGGGTCGCGGCCTCGCTCGGGTACGAGGACGGGGCCACGCCCGCCGCCGAGATGTTCGCGGCGGTGGCGCGGATCGCCCGCGCCGTCTCCGTACCCGTGTCGGCCGACATAGAGGCCGGGTACGGGCTGGCGCCGCGGGAGCTGGTGGAGCGGCTGCTCGCCGCCGGGGCCGTCGGCTGCAATCTGGAGGACACGGTGGACGGGGCCCTCGTGGACGCCGGGTGGCAGGCGGACCGGCTGGCCGGGGTGCGGGCGGCCGCCGGGGACGAGCTGTTCGTCAACGCCCGGGTGGACACGTATGTCACCGGCGTTCCGGAGGGCGTGGACCAGGAGGACGAGACCGTGCGCCGTGCGCTGCTGTACGTGGCGGCGGGCGCCGACGGCGTCTACCCGATCATGGCGCCGCCGGAGGCGCTCCCCCGTCTGTCCGCCGCCGTTCCCGTGCCGCTGAACGCCCTCGCCCGGCCGGACGGTCCCGGGCCACGGCGCCTGGGCGAACTGGGCGCCGCCCGTGTCACGTTCGGGCCCGGCCTCCAGCGCCGGGCCATGGCGGCCCTGGGCGAGTTCGCCGCCACGATCTGA
- a CDS encoding carboxymuconolactone decarboxylase family protein, which translates to MTTNENSPTTSEYTAEHTPRMQWTQHAPDVYKAMARMDGAAAKGLDPVVAELVKIRSSQLNHCAFCLDMHTKDALAAGESVQRIVQLSAWEESQHFYTPKEIAAIELTEAVTVLTDGFVPDEVYAKAAKHFDETELAHLVAAIIAINAWNRFAVTTRMVPGHYTPGDH; encoded by the coding sequence ATGACGACGAACGAGAACAGCCCCACGACCTCCGAGTACACCGCCGAGCACACCCCGCGCATGCAGTGGACCCAGCACGCCCCCGACGTCTACAAGGCGATGGCCCGCATGGACGGCGCGGCCGCCAAGGGGCTCGACCCGGTCGTGGCCGAGCTCGTGAAGATCCGGTCCTCGCAGCTCAACCACTGCGCGTTCTGTCTCGACATGCACACCAAGGACGCGCTCGCCGCAGGTGAGTCCGTGCAGCGGATCGTGCAGCTCAGCGCCTGGGAGGAGTCGCAGCACTTCTACACGCCGAAGGAGATCGCGGCGATCGAGCTGACCGAGGCGGTCACCGTCCTGACCGACGGCTTCGTTCCCGACGAGGTGTACGCGAAGGCCGCCAAGCACTTCGACGAGACCGAGCTCGCCCACCTCGTCGCCGCGATCATCGCGATCAACGCCTGGAACCGGTTCGCCGTGACCACCCGCATGGTCCCGGGCCACTACACGCCCGGCGACCACTGA
- the pdxR gene encoding MocR-like pyridoxine biosynthesis transcription factor PdxR, with product MTDPWATFGADLHLDLTGSSGLRTGLMDALREAARTGRLVPGTRLPSSRTLAADLGIARNTVADAYAELVAEGWLTARQGSGTRVAQRSEPRPSATRTPRTRPPRSTPAYSLMPGSPDLATFPRAEWLKAARRAVTRAPNDAFGYGDPRGRIELRTVLADYLARARGVYADPERIVVCAGFVHGLRMMGEVLRERRVREVAVESYGLDLHTGLLTGAGLRTPCLPLDGLGSRTGELHGMRGAGAVLLTPAHQFPTGVPLHPDRRAAAVDWARSTGGLILEDDYDGEFRYDRQPVGALQGLDPERVVYLGTASKSLAPGLRMGWMVVPQSLVGEVTAAKGWSDWASSALDQLTLAEFIASGAYDRHVRSMRLRHRNRRDQLVAALAERAPSIEVSGIAAGLHAVLELPEGSEAEVVRAAAWQGLAVQGLSFFRHPDAEVRREALVIGYGTPTDSSWAGALDALCRILL from the coding sequence ATGACGGATCCCTGGGCCACTTTCGGCGCCGACCTGCACCTCGACCTGACCGGATCGAGCGGGCTGCGGACCGGTCTCATGGACGCCCTGCGGGAGGCGGCCCGGACCGGCCGGCTGGTGCCCGGGACCCGGCTGCCCTCGTCCAGGACGCTCGCCGCCGACCTCGGCATCGCCCGCAACACCGTCGCCGACGCCTACGCGGAACTGGTCGCCGAGGGCTGGCTCACCGCCCGGCAGGGCTCCGGCACCCGGGTGGCGCAGCGGTCCGAGCCCCGCCCGTCCGCCACCAGGACGCCGCGCACCCGGCCGCCCCGCAGCACTCCCGCGTACAGCCTGATGCCGGGCTCGCCCGACCTGGCCACCTTCCCGCGCGCCGAATGGCTGAAGGCCGCCCGCCGCGCCGTCACCCGCGCCCCCAACGACGCCTTCGGCTACGGCGACCCGCGCGGCCGCATCGAGCTGCGCACCGTGCTCGCCGACTATCTGGCACGGGCCCGCGGCGTGTACGCGGATCCCGAACGCATCGTGGTCTGCGCCGGCTTCGTCCACGGGCTGAGGATGATGGGCGAGGTGCTGCGGGAGCGCCGCGTGCGTGAGGTGGCCGTCGAGTCGTACGGACTGGACCTGCACACGGGCCTGCTCACCGGTGCCGGGCTGCGCACCCCCTGCCTGCCGCTCGACGGTCTCGGCTCCCGGACCGGCGAACTGCACGGGATGCGGGGCGCGGGCGCCGTGCTCCTGACACCCGCGCACCAGTTCCCGACCGGGGTGCCGCTCCACCCCGACCGGCGGGCCGCGGCCGTCGACTGGGCGCGCAGCACCGGCGGGCTGATCCTGGAGGACGACTACGACGGAGAGTTCCGCTACGACCGTCAGCCGGTCGGCGCGCTCCAGGGCCTGGACCCCGAACGCGTCGTGTACCTGGGGACGGCCAGCAAGTCGCTGGCGCCGGGGCTGCGGATGGGGTGGATGGTGGTGCCGCAGTCGCTGGTGGGGGAGGTGACGGCGGCCAAGGGCTGGAGCGACTGGGCGTCGAGCGCGCTGGACCAGCTGACCCTGGCGGAGTTCATCGCCTCCGGCGCGTACGACCGGCATGTGCGCTCCATGCGGCTGCGCCACCGCAACCGCCGCGACCAGCTGGTCGCGGCGCTGGCCGAGCGGGCCCCGTCCATCGAGGTCAGCGGGATCGCCGCCGGGCTGCACGCCGTGCTCGAACTCCCGGAGGGCAGCGAGGCCGAGGTGGTCCGGGCGGCGGCCTGGCAGGGACTCGCGGTGCAGGGCCTGTCCTTCTTCCGGCACCCGGACGCCGAGGTGCGGCGCGAGGCGCTGGTCATCGGGTACGGAACGCCGACCGACAGCTCCTGGGCGGGCGCCCTGGACGCCCTGTGCCGGATCCTGCTGTGA
- the rocD gene encoding ornithine--oxo-acid transaminase produces MSTTETAIASAEAHSAHNYHPLPVVVATADGAWMTDVEGRRYLDMLAGYSALNFGHGNRRLLDAAKAQLERVTLTSRAFHHDRFADFCTQLAELCGMEMVLPMNTGAEAVETAVKTARKWGYRVKGVPDGMAKIIVASDNFHGRTTTIVSFSTDHEARADFGPYTPGFEIVPYGDLTALREAMTENTVAVLLEPIQGEAGVLVPPPGYLPGVRELTRERNVLFIADEIQSGLGRTGKTFACEHEGVVPDMYILGKALGGGVVPVSAVVSSAAVLGVFRPGEHGSTFGGNPLACAVALEVVAMLRTGEYQQRAAELGEHLHQELGLLVGGGAVEAVRGRGLWAGVDIDPGRGTGREISEKLMDRRVLVKDTHGSTIRIAPPLVISKEDLDWGLEQLREVLRG; encoded by the coding sequence GTGTCGACCACGGAAACCGCCATCGCCTCCGCCGAGGCGCACAGCGCGCACAACTACCATCCGCTGCCCGTCGTCGTCGCGACGGCGGACGGCGCATGGATGACCGATGTCGAGGGCCGGCGCTACCTCGACATGCTCGCCGGATACTCGGCACTCAATTTCGGCCATGGCAACCGCCGGCTGCTCGACGCGGCCAAGGCCCAGCTGGAGCGGGTGACCCTCACCTCACGGGCCTTTCACCACGACCGGTTCGCCGACTTCTGTACGCAGCTCGCCGAGCTGTGCGGCATGGAGATGGTCCTGCCGATGAACACCGGGGCGGAGGCCGTGGAGACCGCGGTGAAGACCGCCCGCAAGTGGGGCTACCGGGTCAAGGGCGTCCCGGACGGGATGGCGAAGATCATCGTCGCCTCCGACAACTTCCACGGCCGGACGACGACGATCGTCAGCTTCTCCACGGACCACGAGGCCCGCGCGGACTTCGGTCCGTACACCCCGGGGTTCGAGATCGTGCCCTACGGGGACCTGACCGCGCTGCGGGAGGCGATGACCGAGAACACCGTGGCGGTGCTGCTGGAGCCGATCCAGGGCGAGGCCGGGGTGCTGGTGCCGCCGCCCGGCTATCTCCCCGGGGTCCGGGAGCTGACCCGTGAGCGGAACGTGCTGTTCATCGCGGACGAGATCCAGTCGGGCCTCGGCCGGACCGGGAAGACCTTCGCCTGTGAGCACGAGGGCGTCGTGCCGGACATGTACATCCTCGGCAAGGCGCTCGGCGGGGGTGTGGTGCCGGTGTCGGCGGTGGTCTCGTCCGCCGCGGTGCTGGGGGTCTTCCGGCCCGGGGAGCACGGCTCGACGTTCGGCGGCAATCCGCTGGCGTGCGCGGTCGCGCTGGAGGTCGTCGCGATGCTGCGCACCGGCGAGTACCAGCAGCGGGCCGCCGAGCTGGGTGAGCACCTCCATCAGGAGCTGGGCCTGCTGGTGGGCGGCGGCGCGGTGGAGGCGGTGCGGGGCCGCGGGCTGTGGGCGGGCGTCGACATCGATCCGGGGCGCGGCACGGGCCGGGAGATCTCCGAGAAGCTGATGGACCGCCGGGTGCTGGTGAAGGACACCCATGGCTCGACGATCCGGATCGCGCCACCGTTGGTGATCAGCAAGGAGGACCTGGACTGGGGTCTTGAGCAACTGCGCGAGGTGTTGCGGGGCTGA
- the trpS gene encoding tryptophan--tRNA ligase: protein MASERPRVLSGIQPTAGSFHLGNYLGAVRQWVALQDSHDAFYMVVDLHAITVPQDPAELRANTRLAVAQLLAAGVDPERCTLFVQSHVPEHAQLGWVMNCLAGFGEASRMTQFKDKSAKQGSDRTTVGLFTYPLLMVADILLYQADQVPVGEDQRQHLELTRNLAERFNGTYGDTFTVPDPYILKETAKIYDLQDPSAKMSKSAATTKGLINLLDEPKATAKKVKSAVTDTDSVIRFDQVEKPGVSNLLSIYSTLTDTSVADLEQKYEGKGYGALKTDLAEVMVDFVTPFRTRTQEYLDDTETLDSILAKGAEKARAVAAETLARTYDRMGLLPVKH from the coding sequence ATGGCCTCTGAACGTCCCCGTGTGCTCTCCGGAATCCAGCCCACCGCAGGCTCGTTCCACCTCGGCAACTACCTCGGCGCGGTCCGCCAGTGGGTGGCCCTGCAGGATTCCCACGACGCCTTCTACATGGTGGTCGACCTGCACGCGATCACCGTCCCGCAGGACCCCGCGGAGCTGCGCGCCAACACCAGGCTCGCCGTCGCGCAGCTGCTCGCCGCCGGGGTGGACCCGGAGCGCTGCACGCTCTTCGTCCAGAGCCATGTTCCCGAGCACGCCCAGCTCGGGTGGGTCATGAACTGTCTGGCCGGCTTCGGTGAGGCGTCCCGGATGACGCAGTTCAAGGACAAGTCGGCCAAGCAGGGCAGCGACCGCACCACGGTGGGGCTCTTCACCTATCCGCTGCTGATGGTCGCCGACATCCTGCTCTACCAGGCCGACCAGGTCCCGGTGGGCGAGGACCAGCGACAGCACCTGGAGCTGACCCGCAACCTCGCCGAACGGTTCAACGGCACCTACGGGGACACCTTCACCGTGCCGGACCCGTACATCCTCAAGGAGACGGCGAAGATCTACGACCTTCAGGACCCGTCCGCGAAGATGAGCAAGTCGGCGGCGACCACCAAGGGTCTGATCAACCTCCTCGACGAGCCGAAGGCGACCGCCAAGAAGGTGAAGAGCGCCGTCACGGACACGGACAGCGTGATCCGTTTCGACCAGGTCGAGAAGCCGGGTGTCAGCAATCTGCTGTCCATCTACTCGACCCTCACCGACACGTCCGTCGCCGACCTGGAGCAGAAGTACGAGGGCAAGGGCTACGGTGCGCTGAAGACGGATCTCGCCGAGGTCATGGTCGACTTCGTCACACCGTTCCGTACCCGCACCCAGGAATATCTCGACGACACCGAGACGCTGGACTCCATCCTGGCCAAGGGAGCGGAGAAGGCACGGGCCGTCGCCGCCGAGACCCTGGCGCGGACCTATGACCGCATGGGCCTTCTGCCGGTCAAGCACTGA
- a CDS encoding 2'-5' RNA ligase family protein yields MGTVTLGVSIAVPEPYGSLLQERRASFGDPAAHGIPTHVTLLPPTEAEAADLPAIEAHLAAIATGGRPFPMRLSGTGTFRPLSPVVFVQVVEGASACSWLQKRVRDASGPLVRELQFPYHPHVTVAHGISEASMDRAYAELGDYEASWTCGSFALYEQGVDSVWRKINEFPFGAGGGSPAVPAQSGSSVDAPSLHT; encoded by the coding sequence GTGGGGACCGTAACGCTCGGCGTTTCGATCGCGGTCCCGGAGCCCTACGGCAGCCTGCTCCAGGAGCGGCGCGCGAGCTTCGGGGACCCTGCCGCACACGGCATTCCCACCCACGTCACCCTCCTGCCGCCGACCGAGGCGGAGGCGGCCGACCTGCCCGCGATCGAGGCGCACCTCGCCGCCATCGCGACCGGCGGCCGCCCCTTCCCGATGCGGCTCTCCGGGACGGGCACCTTCCGCCCGCTCTCGCCGGTCGTCTTCGTCCAGGTCGTCGAGGGCGCCTCGGCCTGCTCCTGGCTCCAGAAGCGGGTCCGGGACGCCTCCGGGCCCCTGGTGCGCGAGCTCCAGTTCCCGTACCACCCGCACGTGACCGTGGCGCACGGCATCTCCGAGGCGTCGATGGACCGGGCCTACGCCGAGCTCGGCGACTACGAGGCGTCCTGGACCTGCGGTTCCTTCGCGCTGTACGAGCAGGGCGTGGACAGCGTCTGGCGCAAGATCAACGAGTTCCCGTTCGGGGCGGGCGGCGGAAGCCCCGCCGTGCCCGCGCAGAGCGGCAGCTCCGTGGACGCGCCCTCGCTCCACACCTGA
- a CDS encoding decaprenylphospho-beta-D-erythro-pentofuranosid-2-ulose 2-reductase — protein MKDAFGAPQSLLILGGTSEIGLATARRLISRRTRTVWLAGRPSPALEAAAAELRGRGAYVRTVDFDALDTESHETGLGKIFTEGDIDMVLLAFGIPGDQERDEEEPLSAVRVAQTNYTGAVSAGLVCAGALQAQGHGSLVVLSSVAGERARRADFIYGSSKAGLDAFAQGLGDALHGTGVHVMVVRPGIVRPATVPPGSGAAASGAPLAMIPFTRTPLVTTPDAVADAIVTGLRRRSETVWVPGALRAVMSALRHVPRPLFRRLPV, from the coding sequence GTGAAGGATGCCTTCGGTGCCCCGCAGTCCCTGCTCATCCTCGGCGGCACGTCGGAGATCGGGCTCGCGACCGCACGCCGCCTGATCTCCCGCCGCACCCGCACGGTCTGGCTGGCCGGCCGCCCCTCCCCCGCCCTGGAGGCGGCCGCGGCCGAACTGCGCGGCCGGGGGGCCTACGTCCGTACCGTCGACTTCGACGCGCTGGACACCGAGTCCCACGAGACCGGCCTCGGCAAGATCTTCACCGAGGGCGACATCGACATGGTGCTCCTGGCCTTCGGCATCCCCGGCGACCAGGAGCGCGACGAGGAGGAACCCCTGTCCGCGGTCCGGGTCGCCCAGACGAACTACACGGGCGCCGTCTCCGCCGGTCTGGTGTGCGCCGGCGCACTCCAGGCGCAGGGGCACGGCTCGCTGGTGGTGCTCTCCTCGGTGGCGGGGGAACGTGCCCGGCGCGCGGACTTCATCTACGGATCGAGCAAGGCGGGCCTGGACGCGTTCGCGCAGGGCCTCGGGGACGCCCTGCACGGGACGGGGGTGCACGTGATGGTCGTACGCCCCGGAATCGTCCGGCCGGCGACCGTGCCGCCCGGGTCCGGCGCCGCGGCGTCCGGGGCACCGCTCGCGATGATCCCGTTCACCCGCACCCCGCTGGTGACCACTCCGGACGCGGTCGCGGACGCGATCGTGACGGGGCTGCGGAGGCGTTCGGAGACGGTGTGGGTGCCGGGGGCGCTGCGGGCGGTGATGTCGGCGCTGCGGCATGTACCGCGGCCGCTCTTCCGGCGTCTGCCGGTGTGA
- a CDS encoding FAD-binding oxidoreductase, whose product MSVDTVSLTGWGRTAPTAALRFHPRSYEEAVAAVRGCGPRGSIARGLGRAHGDAAQNAGGSVLDMTGLDRIRTIDAGAGLVVCDAGVSLHRLLEVLLPLGWFLPVLPGNRYSTVGGAIGSDVHGHNHRTAGSFSRHVVACELLTADGRIRTVVPGTPLFDATAGGLGLTGVILSATLRFHPVATSLMSVDTERALDLDDLMTRLAAGSRRHRYTSAWVDLTARGRSTGRGVLTRGEHAPLHMLPAHARRTPLAFRSAEPPATHLAVPDVVSGGLLGRMSATAFNEVRYRRAPRSRTGELQRISAFFHPLDTTAHGYRIHGRGGLVRYEFTVGDRRAETLRRIVGRISQRRCPSFTAALGRFGPGDPGWLSFPEPGWSLALDLPAALPGLARFLDRLDEEVAAAGGRVCLTADSRLHPDTLAAMYPRLDAFRRLRAELDPNGAFRSDLSRRLSL is encoded by the coding sequence ATGTCTGTCGACACCGTGTCCCTGACCGGCTGGGGCCGCACCGCCCCGACGGCCGCCCTGCGCTTTCACCCCCGTAGTTACGAGGAGGCGGTGGCCGCGGTGCGCGGCTGCGGGCCGCGCGGCTCGATCGCCCGCGGCCTGGGCCGGGCGCACGGCGACGCCGCGCAGAACGCCGGGGGTTCCGTCCTCGACATGACGGGTCTTGACCGGATCCGCACCATCGACGCCGGGGCCGGGCTCGTGGTGTGCGACGCGGGGGTGAGCCTGCACCGACTGCTGGAGGTGCTGCTGCCGCTCGGCTGGTTCCTGCCGGTGCTGCCCGGCAACCGGTACAGCACGGTGGGCGGGGCGATCGGGTCCGACGTCCACGGTCACAACCACCGCACCGCAGGCTCCTTCTCGCGCCATGTCGTCGCGTGCGAACTCCTCACCGCGGACGGCCGGATCCGTACGGTCGTGCCCGGCACGCCGCTCTTCGACGCGACCGCGGGCGGCCTGGGCCTGACCGGGGTGATCCTCTCGGCCACGCTCCGGTTCCATCCCGTCGCGACGTCCCTGATGTCGGTCGACACCGAACGGGCCCTGGATCTCGACGACCTGATGACGAGGCTCGCCGCCGGCAGCCGCCGCCACCGCTATACGTCCGCCTGGGTCGACCTGACCGCCCGTGGCCGGTCGACGGGACGCGGCGTCCTGACCCGGGGGGAGCACGCACCCCTGCACATGCTCCCGGCGCACGCCCGGCGCACACCGCTCGCCTTCCGGTCGGCCGAGCCGCCCGCCACCCACCTCGCCGTACCGGACGTCGTGTCCGGAGGGCTGCTGGGCCGGATGTCCGCCACCGCGTTCAACGAGGTGCGGTACCGCCGCGCGCCCCGGTCCCGCACCGGTGAACTCCAGCGGATCTCCGCGTTCTTCCACCCCCTGGACACCACCGCGCACGGCTACCGGATCCACGGCCGGGGCGGCCTCGTGCGCTACGAGTTCACCGTCGGGGACAGGCGGGCCGAGACCCTGCGCCGGATCGTCGGACGGATCTCGCAGCGGCGCTGCCCGTCGTTCACCGCCGCGCTCGGACGGTTCGGCCCGGGCGATCCCGGCTGGCTGTCGTTCCCGGAACCCGGCTGGAGCCTCGCCCTCGACCTGCCCGCGGCCCTGCCGGGACTGGCGCGCTTCCTCGACCGCCTGGACGAGGAGGTGGCGGCGGCGGGTGGCCGGGTCTGCCTGACGGCCGACTCCCGGCTGCACCCCGACACGCTGGCCGCGATGTACCCCCGGCTGGACGCCTTCCGCCGGCTTCGGGCCGAGCTGGACCCGAACGGGGCGTTCCGGTCGGATCTTTCGCGCCGGCTCTCCCTCTGA
- a CDS encoding YihY/virulence factor BrkB family protein, whose protein sequence is MDWLKKLPVIGPLVSRLMETHAWRSYETLERVHWARLAAAITFISFLALFPLIAVAAAIGAALLSDKQLDKIEDKVADQVPGISDQLGIDNLVAHAGTVGLVAGALLLFTGIGWIGSMRDCLRAVWGMDDVDQGNPVLRKLKDAGVLFGLGGAALVTLAISSVGSVAVGRVADLLNIPEDGAGGVLLRIAALLVAVVADFLLLLYLLTLLPGVEPPRRRLVVAGLIGAVGFELLKLLLGSYMKGVASKSMYGAFGVPIALLLWINFTAKLLLFCAAWTATRSKDEAGPAADAEPDPASAPGKEAGGKEAGGKEAGGRGAGGREAGGSTLSGGGGGAPGPAAASAG, encoded by the coding sequence ATGGACTGGCTGAAAAAACTCCCCGTCATCGGGCCGCTCGTCTCCCGGCTGATGGAGACGCACGCCTGGCGCAGCTACGAGACGCTGGAACGGGTCCACTGGGCGAGGCTCGCCGCAGCGATCACGTTCATCAGTTTCCTGGCGCTCTTCCCGCTGATCGCGGTCGCCGCGGCGATCGGTGCGGCGCTGCTCTCGGACAAGCAGCTGGACAAGATCGAGGACAAGGTCGCCGACCAGGTGCCCGGCATCTCCGACCAGCTCGGCATCGACAACCTGGTGGCGCACGCGGGGACGGTCGGACTGGTGGCCGGTGCGCTGCTGCTCTTCACCGGCATCGGCTGGATCGGCTCGATGCGGGACTGTCTGCGCGCCGTCTGGGGCATGGACGACGTGGACCAGGGCAACCCCGTCCTGCGCAAACTCAAGGACGCCGGAGTGCTGTTCGGGCTGGGCGGGGCGGCCCTGGTGACGCTCGCGATCTCCTCGGTCGGCTCCGTGGCCGTCGGCCGGGTCGCCGATCTGCTCAACATCCCGGAGGACGGCGCGGGCGGCGTGCTGCTGCGCATCGCGGCCCTGCTGGTGGCGGTCGTCGCCGACTTCCTGCTGCTGCTCTACCTGCTGACCCTGCTGCCCGGCGTCGAGCCGCCGAGGCGCCGGCTCGTGGTGGCCGGGCTGATCGGTGCGGTCGGCTTCGAACTGCTCAAGCTGCTGCTCGGCAGCTATATGAAGGGCGTCGCGTCGAAGAGCATGTACGGGGCCTTCGGCGTCCCGATCGCGCTGCTGCTGTGGATCAACTTCACGGCGAAGCTGCTGCTGTTCTGTGCCGCCTGGACGGCCACGCGGAGCAAGGACGAGGCCGGCCCGGCGGCGGACGCGGAGCCGGACCCCGCGTCCGCTCCCGGGAAGGAAGCCGGTGGAAAGGAAGCCGGTGGGAAGGAAGCCGGCGGAAGGGGTGCCGGCGGAAGGGAAGCCG